One Pleurocapsa sp. PCC 7327 DNA segment encodes these proteins:
- a CDS encoding glycosyltransferase: MQIVAIFQKLDRLKYLSARQGTRRLLRYLYQRAISNVKSRRDYQKWIKQNCLTNEDIAAARVEIETWQLRPKFSVIMPVYNVEAKWLKKAIDSVRKQIYPNWELCIADDASSKPHIREILTHYTQIDERIKVTFRIENGQISAASNSALELTTGDYIALLDHDDELTIDALFENAKLINQHPDADFIYSDEDKIDARGNRFNPVFKPDWSPEYFYSTMYTCHLGVVRTSLIRKIGGFRSEYDGSQDYDLILRIVEKTNNIYHIPKILYHWRNITVSAASGSLAKPWAFAAGKKALEAMLERSLYQGRVKETANPGIYRVRRDIIGHPLVSIIISSTGKIIDTPSGSRCLLENCIDSIEQLSSYRNYEIIVVDGCELPESALETISSANSFLVRCTELFNFSIGINQGAAKAKGEFLLLLNDDTEIITPDWLESMLELAQQKEIGAVGAKLLSPDGYIRHTGIILLEGNPCYAFYGFDSAHSGYHCSNIVNRNYLAVTGACLMMRRELFQQLGGMDENFPLDYNDVDLCLAAHQAGYRNVVTPYAQLICYTSTSSKNRLKTGELEQLKTKWKHYLNGLTRDPYYNPNLSKRVSNFEMF; this comes from the coding sequence ATGCAAATTGTTGCTATTTTTCAAAAACTCGATCGCCTAAAATATCTCTCGGCACGGCAAGGAACGCGAAGACTATTAAGATATCTCTATCAACGTGCGATATCTAATGTTAAGTCAAGAAGAGATTATCAAAAATGGATAAAGCAAAATTGCCTCACAAATGAAGATATTGCAGCAGCCAGAGTAGAAATAGAAACATGGCAACTACGACCCAAATTTTCTGTAATAATGCCCGTCTACAATGTAGAGGCAAAATGGTTAAAAAAAGCTATTGACTCTGTTCGCAAGCAAATCTATCCCAATTGGGAATTATGTATTGCTGATGACGCTTCTTCAAAACCTCACATTCGCGAAATCCTCACTCATTATACTCAAATTGATGAACGAATAAAAGTTACATTTCGCATAGAAAATGGACAAATTTCAGCCGCTAGTAACTCAGCATTAGAGTTAACAACTGGAGATTACATTGCTCTTTTAGACCATGATGATGAATTAACAATTGATGCTCTATTTGAAAACGCTAAGTTAATTAATCAACATCCAGACGCAGATTTTATTTACAGCGACGAAGATAAAATAGATGCTCGCGGCAACCGTTTTAATCCAGTTTTCAAACCGGATTGGTCGCCGGAGTATTTTTATTCCACAATGTATACTTGTCATCTCGGTGTCGTTAGAACTAGCCTTATTCGGAAAATTGGCGGTTTTCGCAGCGAATATGATGGCTCGCAAGATTACGACCTAATATTGCGAATTGTAGAAAAGACCAACAATATCTACCATATTCCCAAAATTCTCTATCACTGGCGTAATATAACCGTTTCTGCTGCGTCTGGTTCGTTAGCAAAACCGTGGGCATTTGCAGCTGGAAAAAAAGCTTTAGAAGCGATGCTAGAACGCAGTTTGTATCAGGGACGCGTAAAGGAAACAGCCAATCCAGGTATTTATAGAGTACGACGGGATATTATCGGACATCCTCTAGTAAGCATTATCATTTCTAGTACTGGGAAAATAATAGATACTCCTTCCGGTTCCCGGTGTTTATTGGAAAATTGCATCGATAGTATCGAGCAGTTGAGTAGCTATCGCAACTATGAAATTATTGTGGTTGATGGATGCGAGCTTCCAGAGTCCGCGCTAGAAACAATCTCATCTGCAAATTCATTTCTAGTGCGCTGTACCGAACTGTTTAACTTCTCTATAGGAATTAACCAAGGCGCAGCTAAAGCCAAAGGGGAATTTTTGCTGTTACTAAACGATGATACCGAGATTATAACCCCAGACTGGTTAGAGTCGATGTTGGAGTTGGCACAACAGAAAGAAATTGGCGCAGTCGGGGCAAAACTTTTATCTCCTGATGGCTACATAAGGCATACAGGAATAATTCTTCTCGAAGGAAATCCTTGCTATGCTTTCTATGGATTTGACAGCGCTCATTCAGGATACCATTGTTCCAATATTGTTAACAGAAACTACTTAGCTGTTACGGGTGCTTGTTTGATGATGCGACGCGAACTATTTCAACAGTTGGGAGGGATGGATGAGAATTTTCCTCTTGACTACAACGATGTCGATTTATGTTTAGCTGCTCATCAAGCAGGCTATCGCAATGTAGTTACCCCTTATGCCCAACTCATTTGTTATACATCGACTAGCAGTAAAAATCGTTTAAAAACTGGCGAGTTGGAGCAATTAAAAACTAAATGGAAACACTATTTAAATGGTTTGACGCGAGATCCCTATTACAATCCCAATCTATCTAAGCGCGTTTCGAATTTCGAAATGTTTTAA
- a CDS encoding glycosyltransferase: protein MNYSPTIGACSCCGHTKFTFSTVLWQSLIDEWRLANYEVEYINRQQGLKCENCQSSLRTMALAIAIMKCFGYEGLFQDFVLTEQAQKLKVLEINEAGQLTRYLAKIPGHVLTSYPEVNMIQMPFQDGSFDLVVHSDTLEHVKYPIKALSECYRVLKPGKFLAFTIPMVVDRLTSSREGLSPSYHAGAEDINSVLVYTEYGGDAWKHVIKAGFNECRIFSLEYPSAQVLVGVKLVSAYIDNVDEQLRVFETTLLSQRQALQAQLKQAQDRIELLRDNERRSHSQQQQTQVELEQARSQLQQTQTESKQAQLQLQLQLQQTQVELEQARSQLQQTQVNLEQMRSQLQRTRIQLEQSQTTVRAMQTSKFWQLRSRWFALRHALGIVDDDRPLLKSIFSQKKHANKAKTEAVNSAGSDSLTTVAPKLENAQPSVEALAEIPQTDDPNYQKWLNKNYPTKATLGKMAEVVEIFAYKPIISLVMPVYNTPERYLREAIESVLNQVYPYWELCIADDASKDNRVREILEEYSAKDSRIKVVFRTENGHISRCSNSALELASGDFIALFDHDDLLAPHALYEVALLLNKHPEADMIYSDEDKIDDSGKLQEPFFKPDWCPDTFLSGMYTCHLGVYRRELVNAIGGFRPGYDGSQDYDLVLRLTEKTTNIFHIAKTLYHWRIHPQSAASVEDVKPYAVVAAEKALADALKRRGEPGKVIRAKHLVGKYAIRYEITDYQLVSIIIPTKDLGETLDRCLTSIFAKSIYPNYEVILIDNGSQEEYTAKVIAKWQEKETNRFSCYRLDVPFNFSKINNYAVERAKGDYLLFLNNDIEVITPDWIEAMVEQAQRPSIGAVGVLLLYPDNTVQHAGVVLGLGGVAGHSHKYYSANSSGYFDRLLTINNYSAVTAACLMCRRKVFEAVGGFEEQLAVAFNDVDLCLKILEKGYRNIYLPHVRLYHYESKSRGYEDTPQKQVRFVQEIDYMKEKWQRLIECDPCYNPNLTRNCEDFSIDV from the coding sequence ATGAATTATTCTCCTACAATTGGCGCTTGTTCGTGCTGCGGTCACACAAAGTTTACTTTCTCTACAGTTTTGTGGCAATCTTTAATTGATGAATGGCGACTCGCAAATTATGAAGTTGAATATATCAATCGCCAGCAAGGTTTAAAATGCGAAAACTGTCAATCTAGCCTGAGAACAATGGCATTAGCGATCGCCATCATGAAATGTTTTGGCTATGAGGGATTATTTCAGGATTTTGTATTAACCGAGCAAGCACAAAAGCTAAAAGTTTTAGAAATTAATGAGGCTGGTCAATTAACCCGTTATTTAGCAAAAATACCTGGGCATGTTCTGACCAGTTATCCAGAAGTAAATATGATTCAGATGCCATTTCAAGATGGTTCTTTTGACTTAGTGGTTCATTCCGATACTCTAGAGCATGTTAAGTATCCGATTAAAGCTTTATCTGAGTGCTATAGAGTGCTAAAGCCAGGAAAATTTCTGGCTTTTACTATACCAATGGTAGTGGATAGACTAACAAGCTCTAGAGAAGGTTTATCGCCTAGTTATCATGCAGGTGCGGAAGATATTAATAGCGTCTTAGTTTATACCGAGTATGGCGGCGATGCCTGGAAGCATGTAATTAAAGCAGGATTTAACGAGTGTCGCATTTTTTCTCTGGAGTATCCATCAGCTCAAGTGCTGGTAGGAGTAAAATTGGTAAGTGCGTATATCGATAATGTAGACGAACAATTGAGAGTGTTTGAAACAACTTTACTGTCTCAAAGACAGGCGTTACAAGCTCAATTGAAGCAAGCCCAAGATCGAATAGAATTGCTTCGGGATAACGAACGACGATCGCACTCTCAGCAGCAACAAACGCAAGTCGAATTAGAACAGGCGCGATCGCAACTACAACAAACGCAAACCGAATCAAAGCAAGCACAATTGCAATTGCAATTGCAATTGCAACAAACGCAAGTCGAATTAGAACAGGCGCGATCGCAACTGCAACAAACGCAAGTCAACTTAGAACAAATGCGATCGCAGCTACAACGAACCAGAATACAACTAGAGCAATCGCAAACTACCGTTCGTGCCATGCAAACTAGCAAATTTTGGCAATTGCGATCGCGATGGTTCGCTCTCCGACATGCCCTCGGTATTGTAGATGATGACAGACCACTGCTAAAAAGCATTTTTTCTCAAAAAAAACACGCAAATAAGGCAAAAACAGAAGCAGTCAACTCTGCTGGTAGTGACTCGCTGACAACAGTTGCTCCTAAGCTGGAAAACGCACAACCTTCTGTGGAAGCCTTGGCAGAGATTCCGCAAACTGACGATCCCAACTACCAAAAATGGCTGAACAAAAATTACCCTACTAAAGCTACATTAGGCAAGATGGCTGAGGTTGTGGAAATATTTGCCTACAAGCCAATTATCAGTTTGGTGATGCCTGTTTATAACACGCCAGAACGATACCTTAGAGAAGCGATCGAGTCGGTATTGAATCAAGTATATCCCTATTGGGAGTTATGTATTGCTGATGATGCCTCCAAAGACAATCGAGTCAGAGAAATTCTAGAGGAGTACTCAGCCAAAGATTCGCGGATAAAGGTTGTTTTTAGAACAGAAAACGGTCATATCTCTCGCTGTTCTAACTCAGCCCTAGAACTCGCTAGTGGTGATTTTATCGCTTTATTCGACCATGACGATCTGCTCGCCCCACATGCTTTATATGAAGTAGCTTTGCTGCTCAACAAACATCCAGAAGCAGATATGATTTATTCTGATGAAGATAAAATTGACGATTCTGGTAAATTGCAAGAACCTTTCTTTAAACCAGATTGGTGTCCCGATACCTTTTTATCGGGAATGTACACCTGTCATTTAGGTGTCTATCGTCGAGAGTTAGTCAACGCGATCGGAGGCTTTAGACCCGGTTATGACGGTAGTCAGGACTACGATTTAGTTTTAAGATTAACAGAAAAAACCACAAATATTTTTCACATAGCTAAAACTCTATACCACTGGAGAATTCATCCTCAATCTGCTGCAAGTGTAGAGGATGTCAAACCATATGCTGTTGTCGCAGCAGAAAAAGCATTAGCAGATGCGCTTAAAAGAAGAGGCGAACCAGGGAAAGTTATACGAGCTAAACATCTTGTAGGAAAATACGCAATTCGATATGAGATAACTGACTATCAGCTTGTCAGTATCATTATTCCTACAAAAGACTTAGGCGAAACCTTGGATAGATGCCTGACCTCTATTTTTGCCAAGAGTATTTATCCAAATTACGAAGTAATTCTCATCGATAATGGCAGTCAGGAAGAATATACCGCTAAGGTAATTGCAAAGTGGCAAGAAAAGGAAACTAACAGGTTTAGTTGTTATCGACTTGATGTACCTTTTAATTTTTCCAAGATTAATAATTACGCTGTCGAGCGAGCCAAAGGAGACTATTTACTATTCTTAAACAATGATATCGAGGTCATTACTCCCGATTGGATTGAGGCAATGGTCGAACAAGCTCAAAGACCTTCTATTGGTGCTGTGGGAGTTTTACTCTTATATCCAGATAACACCGTTCAACATGCTGGTGTAGTCCTAGGTCTTGGGGGAGTTGCTGGTCACAGTCATAAATATTACTCGGCAAATTCATCTGGGTATTTCGATCGACTCTTAACTATCAATAATTATTCTGCTGTGACAGCAGCTTGTTTAATGTGCAGGCGCAAAGTTTTTGAAGCAGTTGGAGGTTTTGAGGAGCAACTAGCAGTTGCATTTAACGATGTTGACCTCTGCCTGAAAATACTTGAGAAGGGTTACAGGAATATCTATCTCCCCCATGTGAGGCTTTATCATTACGAGTCAAAGAGCAGAGGATATGAAGATACGCCACAAAAGCAAGTTAGATTCGTCCAAGAAATAGATTACATGAAAGAAAAATGGCAACGCCTTATAGAGTGCGATCCTTGCTACAATCCTAACTTGACCAGAAACTGCGAGGATTTCAGCATAGATGTGTAA